ATTAACACTTAAGTTTTTTATATAACAAATTGTAACTAAAGTTTATAGTTTAACCATCATGAGTTGGCCCAAATTTAATCATACTAAAAAATCTATTTCAATGGATGACTGTTTTGTATCACCTGTCTAAGTTACTACATTTGTCTACATGTTAAACTCAATAACCAATCAATGTATATCACAAATCATATACAACTTATTTTCAAATGTTAATTCCATTTTCGTTTCATATGACTATTAGATGAATCTGGCGAAAAACAAAATCCGAGATAGAAAATTGGGTACACTCGATTATTGCAACATTTGCCGAATGTGGACTTTGCCCTCTTGGAGTAGCTCGCCAGGTAACAAATAACATCTTTTTAGATTATAAGTTTTTTTATTTCTTTCATATGTGTTCTTTATTTAATGTTTTTTTCTTGGTGCAACGCTTTTATTTTACGTACAAGAAGTACCTGCTAATAGCAAAGATAATCCCGGTTCTCCGTGGGAATTTGTAGGCCTTCTTCCTTTTTTTTATCCACCTCGTCATGATAGTACAAAGACGATTAGAAGGGCTTTAGACCTTGGAGTGAGTGTTAAGATGATCACAGGTATGTAAATGGGTCAAAACATGACTGACTATCCACGTCGACCTACTCTTATGTAAATGGGTCAAGATTCCCACCTTTGTTACTATATCGAGTATAACCCTGACATTCAAAATTTCAGGTGATCAACTGGCCATTGCTAAGGAGACAGGAAGACGCCTTGGGATGGGTGTCAATATGTACCCATCATCATCTTTGCTTAGCAATCATAAGGATCAGCTGGTTGCAGTCCTTTCCATTGATGAACTCACTAAGAAAGTTGATGGGTTTGCTGGTGTTTTTCCAGGTATCCGTTATAGTTTGGTTGCTAGATTGGTGGTTGGGTATAAGGTCATACGGTTCAGATTGGCGGGTCAATGTTGATGATGGGCTCAAAGGGTCAGACTTGGTTTAGGGTGGCAAACAAATACTTTTTTGCCCAAATTAACCCATTCATGAGTACACTGTCCGAAATTACCACCAACGATTATCAACTGTATTAATACTTATGCGATTTCTATTTTCTTGATTTATTTACAGAGCATAAGTATGAGATTGTCAAGATTATGCAAAGTAAAAAACACATTTGTATCAGTATGTTTATTTTTTCAATTTTACTTTACCACTACTATTAATAACTCATTCATGTATTATAATGCTACTGATTCAGAGCATTTACCAAACTCTTTTTTTAACATTTGTTTAGTTTCAGTACGTATAATACTAGTGTGTTGCGACATAAACATGTTATCAGCATCAAACGTACAAATATTGACAATTACAAAAACTATCATTTAGAGTTATCGTGCAACGCACAGGCTCTTAATAATTAATGTTGTGACAACAGTTTCATTTCCAGATGTCCCACTGAATGCAGTGCAGGTTTCTTATCTGTTCACTTTCATGCCAATATATGAATATAAAGTACTGTGCAATGATAAATGGAACAATTTTATGTAGGATAGTAAACGAGTTGATCATACGAGAGACATGGTCGATGATGAATGGGACCAGAGTGCAGAGTGCTGAATGTTGTGATATAATTGACCCATTAAGATCATGCTAAGATGTTTATCTCAGTCTTATTAAGTTCAAAATCCTTTGGTTAGTTATTGTTTTTAAAATTGTTTCTACTTATTTGTTCTCTTCCAGTCTTCCTAAACGGGGTTCCTTAGATTGAACAAACTTACTTTATATGAGTCCCTTCTTGTATTTAGATCCTAAAGTTTGACTCTAGCCAGCTCATATATGTGCATACAAAATGAAGCCGAGTTCGTGTGGACGGATTCAACACAGGTAACTTATACTTAAATCATTGCACACATCtagtacaaaaaaaaaataaaaaataaaaaatattaacaGATATCATCACAGACTACATATGTTGTATTCACATCGTTAGCAATATTAGACCAACATGAGGCAAAAACAAAAGAGTTATTGAGCTAATCAAATTCAGGTATGTAATCAGACTATGTCCTAACCATTATTTTTTCTATATATGTTGTGCGTTCGATTACTAATTATTCGTTAAAAAATTAGTGGTAACATCATATCTATGGCACTATGGGCACCCATGCTTATGACTTtgaaattgtaacatcccgcgtttttccgttaaatttatttttaacactgtcttttttttgataatatctttcattatctaaattcgtatctttcgttaactaacgttcttaatattcccattatttaattataacatcactcggttactcgaacgtttttaaaatattcgtttggttaattttcGCACTCGCTTTGAAACTcgggggaccaaagttgcaaaggggcctaactagttgactaggtcaactagtaaaaccccaccatcaccactcattcactcttcacctcccacctctctttttctctctagcaacaaaaccccattttcatcttcatcaaagattcatcatccaaatccgaatcaagaagcaaacatcaaaacaaattacatatttggaatcctctcttcatcctctacattttggtaccaatttcatcacgctagggtaattttctaaaaacactagatttctctaaattcgttttatatacttgaaatagtgttagttagtgtctatggctcgtgtctagcatgaatatatgatttatttgctcgatcttgttgttttgcataaactagcatgaacttaaaatgggtgtgcttaatccttgcttttggttgattaaatgttatttaaatgttaaagttcatgtattaaatgtgttactagcatcattagcgtcattttgatgtgtaggttgatttagaaaagcttcatttacaaaatggttgaattcatgattttgattagggtttgatgaactctaaaaagaacttttgatgctttgaatgccatgaaatgttattagttagt
This genomic stretch from Rutidosis leptorrhynchoides isolate AG116_Rl617_1_P2 chromosome 11, CSIRO_AGI_Rlap_v1, whole genome shotgun sequence harbors:
- the LOC139875378 gene encoding plasma membrane ATPase 2-like, whose translation is MVQFLYNNSGIIKLVGTSVSSNRRKSSGGWNTHEDDVCLQQFRVWKDLGFTLFQSEAFVGYLDKKRIVGLKGAPEQIENWVHSIIATFAECGLCPLGVARQEVPANSKDNPGSPWEFVGLLPFFYPPRHDSTKTIRRALDLGVSVKMITGDQLAIAKETGRRLGMGVNMYPSSSLLSNHKDQLVAVLSIDELTKKVDGFAGVFPEHKYEIVKIMQSKKHICIISFPDVPLNAVQDSKRVDHTRDMVDDEWDQSAEC